From Rhodoferax sp. AJA081-3, the proteins below share one genomic window:
- a CDS encoding TonB-dependent receptor has translation MKLTRTPIASAVAVVLMGVMASSHAQQTAAPAEMNAVTVTGIRASLQTAVNVKRNATSIVDAVSAEDVGKLPDSDVGEAMGRIPGVAVGRAFGQGASVSIRGSDPQMTYTTLNGQTIASTGWYDQQAVDRSFNYSLLPSVFIGGMEVYKSSQADLTEGGIGGTVIVKTRKPLDLPSGQAFVGAKVGKGTVSTDLTKEVSGLYSWKNNEKTFGVLVAAAREQGDYRRLGNETLAGWGGSMSANAFVQERQRDAFNLTLQARPATGVELGLTQTNFKLKGDNSNSSLFIFQADSCTNVSPLDANLCLASNTAAPGKKAAAPYFQTFARIGTMTSDSTVLNGSYKTDGFKIEGVLGTTKADGGTSFTANYGASAAPWNGSINSMGKRIELSPVNANVTGLPSQYDSGGGSWAIVRQPNSDKENFAQADVSVDLDWGVIQSFKTGVRVAKHTFTKQADRPTLKAFGTVPFGAIYGGSEPLGFEMNAPRANLGAMVTDATQYITGWVMDRSAYGELNEDNKAAYGMFNFEKGALRGNFGLRYIGTDISASGYQFDSTVANQSISQNNGWSTGLMTKTANYNDVLPSVNVAWDLNKNTILRLAAAQAITRPNYGDMFLGGSVQGFNDTIAGNEAVTIGNPALKPQKSAQFDLGVEYYYGKGNLIAVTYFHKDVDNFITAQTQRNQKIGLVSPDSKLDNWTVNTVTNAGGGKIDGLEFQINHGFDNGFGVAANYTYADATAPSASYADELNLFTASSRNTANLVGYWENAVYSARLAYNWRSEYMIRETGFYSNRKHDAFGTLDLSLGWNITKDLKLAFEALNLLKADDIQYGAAAPNNTKLAAELRAGYPAWSFKGETTYRASLTAKF, from the coding sequence TCGGATGTCGGCGAGGCGATGGGCCGTATTCCCGGCGTAGCGGTAGGCCGCGCGTTTGGTCAGGGTGCCTCGGTCTCCATTCGCGGCTCCGACCCACAAATGACCTACACCACGCTGAACGGTCAAACCATTGCTTCTACGGGCTGGTACGACCAACAAGCCGTCGACCGTTCGTTCAACTACTCGCTGCTGCCCTCCGTATTTATCGGCGGCATGGAGGTGTACAAGTCTTCACAGGCTGATTTGACCGAAGGTGGTATCGGCGGAACCGTGATCGTCAAGACCCGCAAGCCACTGGATTTGCCTTCAGGCCAGGCGTTTGTCGGCGCCAAGGTCGGCAAGGGCACTGTCAGTACCGACCTCACCAAAGAAGTATCCGGCCTCTACAGCTGGAAGAACAACGAGAAGACTTTCGGCGTGCTGGTGGCAGCCGCCCGTGAGCAGGGCGACTACCGTCGCCTGGGCAACGAAACCCTGGCCGGTTGGGGTGGCTCCATGTCTGCCAATGCCTTTGTGCAGGAACGCCAGCGCGATGCATTCAACCTGACGCTGCAAGCCCGTCCTGCTACCGGTGTTGAACTGGGATTGACCCAGACCAACTTCAAACTCAAGGGCGACAACTCCAATTCCTCACTCTTTATTTTCCAAGCGGACTCCTGCACCAATGTCAGCCCGCTGGACGCGAACCTGTGCTTGGCCAGCAACACCGCTGCGCCCGGCAAGAAGGCAGCTGCTCCGTACTTCCAAACCTTTGCACGTATCGGCACGATGACTTCCGACAGCACCGTGTTGAACGGCTCGTACAAGACCGACGGCTTCAAGATCGAAGGCGTATTGGGGACCACCAAGGCAGACGGCGGAACTTCCTTCACGGCGAACTACGGCGCTTCCGCCGCCCCCTGGAATGGCTCCATCAACTCCATGGGCAAACGCATCGAGTTGAGCCCCGTCAACGCGAATGTGACGGGGCTGCCATCGCAGTATGACTCCGGTGGCGGTTCATGGGCCATTGTGCGCCAGCCCAACTCCGACAAGGAGAACTTTGCACAAGCCGACGTGAGTGTGGATCTCGACTGGGGCGTGATTCAGTCCTTCAAGACGGGCGTGCGGGTTGCCAAACACACGTTCACGAAGCAGGCTGATCGTCCTACGCTGAAGGCTTTTGGAACCGTGCCATTCGGAGCCATCTATGGTGGCTCGGAGCCCTTGGGCTTCGAAATGAACGCACCCAGGGCCAACTTGGGCGCAATGGTGACGGACGCCACGCAGTACATCACTGGATGGGTGATGGACCGCAGCGCCTACGGGGAGCTGAACGAAGACAACAAGGCCGCCTACGGCATGTTCAATTTTGAAAAAGGCGCACTGCGCGGCAATTTCGGCCTGCGCTATATCGGCACCGACATCAGCGCTTCCGGTTACCAGTTTGACAGCACCGTGGCCAATCAATCCATCAGCCAAAACAATGGCTGGAGTACTGGTCTGATGACGAAGACTGCGAACTACAACGACGTGTTGCCCAGTGTCAACGTAGCGTGGGATCTGAACAAGAACACGATTCTGCGCCTAGCTGCTGCCCAGGCCATTACGCGCCCGAACTATGGCGACATGTTCCTGGGTGGAAGCGTTCAGGGCTTCAACGACACCATTGCGGGTAACGAAGCGGTCACCATCGGTAACCCCGCTTTGAAGCCGCAAAAGTCTGCCCAGTTTGACTTGGGTGTGGAGTACTACTACGGCAAGGGCAACCTGATCGCGGTGACCTATTTCCACAAGGACGTCGACAACTTCATTACCGCCCAAACCCAGAGAAACCAAAAAATTGGTCTGGTCAGCCCGGACTCCAAGCTTGACAACTGGACCGTCAATACCGTCACCAATGCCGGCGGCGGCAAGATCGACGGTCTGGAGTTCCAGATCAACCACGGCTTTGACAATGGTTTTGGTGTGGCGGCCAACTACACCTATGCGGACGCAACAGCACCGTCTGCCAGTTATGCTGACGAGCTGAATCTGTTCACCGCATCCTCGCGCAACACCGCCAATCTGGTGGGCTACTGGGAAAACGCGGTTTACTCGGCGCGTCTTGCATACAACTGGCGTTCGGAGTACATGATCCGTGAAACGGGTTTCTATTCGAATCGCAAACACGACGCCTTTGGAACGCTGGACCTGTCCTTGGGCTGGAACATCACGAAAGACCTGAAACTGGCATTCGAAGCCCTCAATTTGCTGAAGGCGGATGACATCCAGTACGGCGCGGCTGCGCCGAACAACACCAAGTTGGCGGCAGAACTGCGTGCCGGTTACCCTGCTTGGTCCTTCAAGGGTGAAACAACCTACCGTGCGAGCTTGACTGCCAAGTTCTAA
- a CDS encoding tryptophan halogenase family protein → MTINHIAIIGGGTAGWLAANHLGFELRLDPSVKITVIESPDIPTIGVGEGTVPAIKKSLRKFGISEAELIVSCDATFKLGIKFENWLDASVHGHGHCYYHPFTAPYPGGFDVTPYYLENRDNLQFSELTEAFPVAEAMRSPKRVSSEPYQGEVEYAYHVNAQKFAVLLAKNAQEKFGVHHRSATVVGATRSADGSIESLLIEGGERLPFDFYVDCSGFSGSLVGKVLETKFVDKSHQILTDRALVQQVATSEGDEVPPYTLATAHAAGWIWDIPVFNRRGTGFVYSSAHVTDDQAAAQFQEYLGIHDSQFSPRKIPMKIGYRKDFWSHNCIALGLSHGFVEPLEATSILLTDFSADLFSQNFPRYKSEMPRLREHCNRIVECAWERIIDFVQMHYLISDRSDSDFWKANQTSPHVSDHLSSLLERWRVLPPKNSDLLYRFELFDISNYLHVLYGMRYDTRNAPMSDYIRSESQAAVEQVKKKAAFLATHLPGHREWLVGLRQAVL, encoded by the coding sequence ATGACTATCAACCACATCGCCATCATTGGCGGCGGGACAGCCGGGTGGCTGGCCGCCAACCACCTGGGGTTCGAGCTGCGGCTGGATCCATCGGTCAAGATCACTGTCATTGAATCGCCTGACATTCCAACCATCGGTGTGGGCGAAGGCACGGTTCCTGCCATCAAAAAATCGCTGCGCAAATTCGGCATTTCTGAAGCGGAGCTCATTGTCAGCTGCGACGCAACCTTCAAACTGGGAATCAAATTTGAAAACTGGCTGGATGCGTCCGTGCATGGTCACGGCCATTGTTACTACCACCCGTTCACTGCGCCCTATCCTGGTGGTTTCGACGTTACACCTTACTACTTGGAGAATCGCGATAACTTGCAGTTCTCGGAACTCACCGAGGCATTCCCAGTGGCCGAGGCCATGCGCAGCCCCAAGCGGGTTTCGTCCGAGCCCTATCAGGGTGAGGTGGAGTACGCCTACCATGTCAATGCACAAAAATTCGCGGTCCTTCTGGCAAAAAATGCCCAGGAAAAGTTTGGGGTGCACCATCGGAGCGCGACCGTTGTCGGTGCTACACGCAGTGCCGATGGGTCGATAGAAAGCCTGCTCATTGAAGGGGGCGAGCGACTGCCTTTTGACTTCTACGTGGATTGCAGCGGGTTTTCCGGTTCGCTGGTTGGCAAGGTGCTGGAGACAAAGTTTGTCGACAAGTCGCATCAGATCTTGACGGACCGCGCCCTGGTTCAGCAAGTTGCCACCAGTGAAGGTGATGAGGTGCCGCCCTACACGTTGGCAACCGCGCATGCGGCAGGCTGGATTTGGGACATTCCAGTTTTCAACCGTCGGGGGACCGGGTTTGTTTATTCAAGCGCCCACGTGACGGACGACCAGGCGGCCGCGCAATTCCAAGAGTACTTGGGCATCCACGATAGCCAGTTTTCTCCGCGCAAAATCCCCATGAAGATCGGCTACCGCAAAGATTTCTGGTCGCACAACTGCATAGCGCTGGGACTGTCCCACGGCTTTGTTGAGCCGCTGGAGGCGACCTCCATCCTGTTGACAGATTTTTCGGCCGATCTCTTCTCGCAGAATTTTCCGCGCTACAAGTCAGAAATGCCCCGATTACGGGAGCACTGCAATCGCATCGTCGAGTGCGCATGGGAGCGCATCATTGATTTTGTGCAAATGCACTATCTGATTTCCGACCGCAGTGACAGCGATTTTTGGAAGGCAAACCAAACGTCGCCGCATGTGTCGGACCATCTGTCGAGCCTGTTGGAACGATGGCGCGTACTGCCGCCCAAGAATTCTGACTTGCTCTATCGGTTTGAGTTATTTGACATTTCAAACTATCTGCATGTCTTGTATGGTATGCGTTATGACACGCGCAACGCGCCCATGTCGGACTACATACGCAGCGAGAGCCAGGCCGCGGTGGAGCAAGTCAAGAAAAAGGCGGCCTTTCTGGCCACCCACCTACCCGGCCATCGGGAATGGCTGGTTGGCCTGCGCCAGGCGGTCTTGTAA
- the gshA gene encoding glutamate--cysteine ligase produces MVPHLVTALTGPINELEQRVLDSMPAIERWFRLEWMEHTPPFYTSVDVRNAGFKLAPVDTNLFPNGWNILTPAMLPLAVQAAQAAIEKICPEARNLLIVPDNHLHNTFYLSNLAQLRRVFQMAGLNVRIGSISPDVKKPVTMDLPHGESITLEPVVRTKGRIGVKDFDPCTILLNNDLRAGVPGILEDLHEQYLLPPLHAGWANRRKSAHSKAFEEVSKRFGKLIGVDHWLINPMFDKCQDVDFSTAEGVQGLIAKTEALLGRIRKKHKEYGIKEKPFVVLKPDNGDPRMAILTVRDAKEIENLRTQVLGNGEAVFEVLLQEGVLTCERVNDAVAEPVVYMMDRYVVGGFYRVHPQRKVDENLNAPGSSFVPLAFAESTHLPQPGMKPGASAPNRFYMYGVIGRLAMLAASYEMEATDPHAEHYD; encoded by the coding sequence ATGGTTCCCCATCTCGTTACTGCCCTGACTGGCCCCATCAATGAACTGGAACAGCGTGTGCTGGACTCCATGCCAGCCATCGAACGCTGGTTCCGCCTGGAGTGGATGGAGCACACCCCGCCCTTCTACACCTCGGTAGACGTGCGCAACGCCGGCTTCAAGCTGGCCCCGGTGGACACCAACCTGTTTCCCAACGGCTGGAACATCCTGACCCCCGCCATGCTGCCCCTGGCGGTACAGGCGGCCCAAGCCGCCATCGAGAAGATTTGCCCCGAGGCGCGCAACCTGCTGATCGTGCCCGACAACCACCTCCACAACACCTTCTACCTGAGCAACCTGGCCCAGCTGCGCCGGGTGTTCCAGATGGCGGGCCTGAATGTGCGCATTGGCTCCATCAGCCCGGATGTGAAGAAACCGGTCACCATGGACCTGCCCCACGGCGAGAGCATCACGCTGGAGCCGGTGGTGCGCACCAAGGGGCGCATCGGTGTCAAAGACTTCGACCCCTGCACCATCCTGCTGAACAACGACCTGCGCGCGGGTGTGCCCGGCATTCTGGAAGATCTGCACGAGCAGTACCTGTTGCCACCCCTGCATGCGGGCTGGGCCAACCGCCGCAAGAGTGCGCATTCCAAGGCCTTTGAAGAAGTCTCCAAGCGCTTTGGCAAGCTGATCGGGGTAGACCACTGGCTGATCAACCCCATGTTCGACAAGTGCCAGGATGTGGATTTTTCCACGGCAGAGGGTGTGCAGGGCCTGATCGCCAAGACCGAAGCTCTGCTGGGTCGTATCCGCAAGAAACACAAGGAATACGGCATCAAGGAAAAGCCCTTTGTGGTGCTCAAACCCGACAACGGCGACCCCCGCATGGCGATACTGACCGTGCGCGACGCCAAAGAAATTGAAAACCTGCGCACCCAGGTATTGGGCAATGGCGAGGCTGTGTTTGAAGTATTGCTGCAGGAAGGTGTGCTGACCTGCGAGCGTGTCAACGATGCCGTGGCCGAGCCGGTGGTCTACATGATGGACCGCTACGTGGTGGGGGGCTTTTACCGTGTGCACCCCCAGCGCAAGGTGGATGAAAACCTCAATGCACCAGGCTCCAGCTTTGTGCCATTGGCATTTGCCGAGAGTACGCACTTACCCCAGCCTGGCATGAAGCCCGGTGCCAGTGCGCCCAACCGCTTCTATATGTACGGTGTCATTGGCCGCCTGGCCATGTTGGCCGCCAGTTACGAGATGGAAGCCACTGACCCCCACGCCGAGCATTACGACTGA
- a CDS encoding potassium transporter Kup: MSASKSSLSALTLGAIGVVYGDIGTSVLYAMKEVFGSGHVPFTPENVYGILSIFFWTLTVIVSIKYVVLVLRADNHGEGGLVAMLALASQSVKDKPKLRRILLLVGIFGTCLFYGDGVITPAISVLGAVEGLEVVSPTFKKFVIPLTLVILLALFMVQKRGTASMGRFFGPIMVVWFIVIAGLGIVNIAADPHILVAISPHYALGFMWNNPGTTFIILGAVVLCVTGGEALYADMGHFGKKPIRVAWFLVAMPALTLNYFGQGALLLHTPSAVKNPFFMMAPDWALIPLVALAAMAAVIASQALISGAFSVTKQVIQLGYLPRLQIHHTSVKDTGQIYLPFVNWGLFALIVVAVVMFKSSSNLAAAYGIAVCTDMLITTILTFYVIRYHWKYPLVLCIAATGFFFVVDFAFWASNLLKLFDGGWFPLLIGGAIFMLMLTWKDGRRLLNEKLRADAIDLPSFLEAVFVSPPARVEGTAVFLTAEVGTVPNALLHNLKHNKVLHQNNLFVTVRNHEVPWIGLNKRLEIDSLGHDCWQVVLHYGFKNDPDVPKALEQIKGRGCEMQTMTTSYFLSRDTVVPTLGTGMAQWREKLFAQMHHNASGAADFLNLPNNAVVELGSKIEI; the protein is encoded by the coding sequence GTGTCAGCATCCAAATCGTCTTTGTCGGCGCTAACCCTCGGCGCCATTGGTGTTGTGTATGGCGATATCGGGACCAGTGTCCTGTATGCCATGAAGGAAGTCTTTGGTTCAGGCCATGTGCCTTTCACCCCGGAGAACGTCTACGGCATCCTGTCCATCTTCTTCTGGACGCTGACCGTCATTGTTTCCATCAAGTATGTGGTCTTGGTGCTGCGCGCGGACAACCATGGCGAAGGGGGTCTGGTGGCCATGCTGGCACTCGCCTCGCAGTCGGTCAAAGACAAGCCCAAATTGCGCCGCATCCTGTTATTGGTCGGTATTTTCGGCACCTGCCTGTTTTATGGCGACGGGGTCATCACCCCGGCCATCTCGGTCTTGGGTGCCGTCGAGGGGCTGGAGGTGGTTTCGCCTACCTTCAAGAAATTTGTCATCCCGCTGACGCTGGTCATTTTGCTGGCGCTGTTTATGGTGCAAAAGCGCGGCACCGCCAGCATGGGCCGCTTCTTCGGTCCCATCATGGTGGTGTGGTTCATCGTGATCGCAGGCCTTGGCATCGTCAACATCGCCGCCGACCCGCACATCCTGGTGGCCATCAGCCCGCACTACGCCCTGGGCTTTATGTGGAACAACCCGGGCACCACCTTCATCATCCTGGGCGCCGTGGTTTTGTGTGTGACCGGGGGTGAGGCGCTGTATGCCGACATGGGCCACTTCGGCAAAAAGCCCATCCGGGTGGCCTGGTTCCTGGTGGCCATGCCGGCGCTGACGCTGAACTACTTTGGCCAGGGCGCACTCTTGTTGCACACCCCGTCGGCGGTGAAGAATCCGTTTTTTATGATGGCACCGGACTGGGCCCTGATCCCGCTGGTGGCGCTGGCGGCCATGGCGGCGGTCATTGCCTCACAGGCGCTGATCTCCGGCGCGTTTTCGGTGACCAAGCAGGTGATCCAGCTGGGTTATCTGCCCCGCCTGCAGATCCACCACACCAGCGTCAAGGACACGGGCCAGATCTACCTGCCGTTTGTGAACTGGGGGCTGTTTGCGCTGATTGTGGTGGCGGTGGTGATGTTCAAGTCATCCAGCAACCTGGCTGCGGCCTATGGCATAGCGGTGTGCACCGACATGCTGATCACCACCATACTGACCTTCTACGTCATCCGTTACCACTGGAAGTACCCCCTGGTGCTGTGTATTGCCGCCACCGGTTTCTTCTTTGTGGTCGACTTTGCGTTCTGGGCGTCCAACCTGCTGAAGCTCTTTGACGGTGGCTGGTTCCCGCTGCTGATTGGTGGCGCGATTTTTATGTTGATGCTGACCTGGAAAGACGGCCGGCGCCTGCTCAACGAGAAGCTGCGTGCCGATGCCATTGACCTGCCCAGCTTTCTGGAAGCCGTATTTGTCAGCCCCCCGGCGCGGGTGGAAGGCACAGCCGTTTTCCTGACCGCGGAGGTGGGCACCGTGCCCAACGCGCTGTTGCACAACCTCAAACACAACAAGGTGCTGCACCAGAACAACCTGTTTGTCACGGTGCGCAACCATGAGGTGCCCTGGATAGGTCTGAACAAGCGGCTGGAGATCGACTCGCTGGGCCACGACTGCTGGCAGGTGGTGCTGCACTACGGCTTCAAGAACGACCCCGACGTGCCCAAGGCGCTGGAGCAGATCAAGGGCCGCGGTTGTGAGATGCAGACGATGACGACCAGTTATTTCCTGTCGCGTGACACCGTGGTGCCCACCCTGGGCACGGGCATGGCGCAATGGCGTGAAAAGCTGTTTGCCCAAATGCACCACAACGCCAGTGGTGCGGCAGATTTCCTGAACTTGCCCAATAACGCGGTCGTGGAGCTGGGTTCCAAGATTGAAATTTAG
- a CDS encoding GNAT family N-acetyltransferase has translation MNAVPILHTARCQLSLLQPDNAHRLLFYRQRNRDHLSPWEPTPNPEDGTLEDACLRAATKSEKAFADGVAVHFIATDLQTGDMLAACNFTNIVRGIFQACHLGYSVDHACQGTGLMGEVVQAGITYMFETQGLHRIMANHLPSNVRSEQLLRRLGFEREGYARAYLKINGQWQDHVLNALVRPES, from the coding sequence ATGAACGCAGTGCCTATCCTGCACACCGCGCGCTGCCAGCTCAGCCTGCTGCAGCCCGACAACGCCCACCGGCTGCTGTTCTACCGCCAGCGCAACCGGGACCACCTGAGTCCCTGGGAGCCCACGCCCAACCCAGAGGACGGCACACTCGAAGACGCCTGCCTGCGTGCGGCCACCAAATCCGAGAAGGCCTTTGCTGATGGTGTGGCCGTGCACTTCATCGCCACGGACCTGCAAACGGGCGACATGCTGGCCGCCTGCAATTTCACCAACATCGTGCGCGGCATTTTTCAGGCCTGCCACCTGGGTTATTCGGTGGACCACGCCTGTCAAGGCACGGGGCTGATGGGCGAGGTGGTGCAGGCCGGTATCACCTACATGTTCGAGACCCAGGGCCTGCACCGCATCATGGCCAACCACCTGCCGTCCAATGTGCGCAGTGAACAGTTGTTGCGCCGGCTGGGTTTTGAGCGCGAAGGGTATGCCCGCGCCTACCTGAAGATCAACGGGCAGTGGCAAGACCACGTGCTCAACGCGCTGGTCCGGCCCGAGTCTTAG
- a CDS encoding benzoate/H(+) symporter BenE family transporter, whose amino-acid sequence MQFFKDLSLSAFTAGFVAVLVGFTSSVAIVFQAAQAFHATPEMVASWMWALGIGMGLCSLVPSLWLKKPVMVAWSTPGAAVLASAGALGGFTMQEAVGAFMVCAVLITLAGVTGWFERVMNRIPLALASALLAGVLARFGLSGFTAAQTALPLVVVMLVSYLLGKRLWPRYAVPATLLVAIVFVAITSGFTGASIVFGLTLPVFVAPSFSFAAFVSLALPLFIVTMASQNLPGVAAIQASGFGDQRRAGGDAGIPISKVITLTGLATLVLAPFGAFALNLSAITAAICMGPEAHTQPQRRYTAAVSCGAIYIVIGLFGAAITGVLTAFPKELVAAIAGLALLGTIGGALAAALREEAHREAAIITFLVTLSGVVVAGVGSAFWGVVAGALALLVQHVGRKPVTRPPSA is encoded by the coding sequence ATGCAATTTTTCAAAGACCTCAGTCTCTCCGCATTCACCGCCGGTTTTGTGGCCGTGCTGGTGGGTTTCACCAGTTCGGTGGCCATTGTTTTCCAGGCCGCGCAGGCCTTCCATGCCACACCCGAGATGGTGGCCTCGTGGATGTGGGCGCTGGGTATTGGCATGGGGCTGTGTTCGCTGGTGCCTTCGCTGTGGTTGAAGAAACCCGTCATGGTGGCCTGGAGCACACCGGGTGCCGCAGTGCTGGCCAGTGCCGGAGCCCTCGGGGGCTTCACGATGCAGGAGGCCGTGGGTGCCTTCATGGTCTGCGCGGTGCTGATCACGCTGGCGGGTGTGACCGGCTGGTTCGAGCGGGTCATGAACCGCATCCCGCTGGCGCTGGCCTCGGCGCTGCTGGCCGGGGTGCTGGCGCGGTTTGGCCTGTCGGGTTTTACCGCTGCACAGACGGCCTTGCCTCTGGTGGTGGTCATGTTGGTCAGCTACCTGCTGGGCAAGCGCCTGTGGCCACGGTATGCGGTGCCGGCCACGTTACTGGTTGCTATTGTATTTGTAGCTATAACATCAGGTTTTACCGGGGCTAGCATCGTATTTGGCTTAACCCTTCCGGTGTTTGTGGCCCCCAGCTTCAGTTTTGCGGCCTTTGTCAGCCTGGCGCTGCCACTGTTCATCGTGACCATGGCATCACAAAACCTCCCGGGTGTGGCGGCCATCCAAGCCAGTGGTTTTGGGGACCAGCGCCGCGCGGGTGGGGATGCGGGCATTCCCATCTCCAAGGTCATCACCCTGACCGGTTTGGCCACCCTGGTGCTCGCGCCGTTTGGTGCTTTTGCGCTGAACCTGAGCGCCATCACCGCCGCCATTTGTATGGGGCCTGAGGCCCACACGCAGCCCCAGCGGCGCTACACGGCGGCCGTGTCCTGCGGTGCCATCTACATCGTGATTGGCCTGTTTGGCGCGGCGATCACCGGCGTGTTGACGGCCTTCCCCAAAGAGCTGGTGGCGGCCATTGCCGGGCTGGCGTTGTTGGGCACGATTGGTGGCGCCCTGGCAGCCGCATTGCGCGAGGAAGCGCACCGCGAGGCGGCCATCATCACCTTTCTGGTGACACTCAGCGGTGTGGTGGTGGCGGGTGTGGGCTCGGCATTCTGGGGTGTGGTGGCAGGTGCCCTGGCCCTGCTGGTGCAGCATGTGGGGCGCAAACCCGTGACCCGCCCGCCCAGTGCCTAG
- the gshB gene encoding glutathione synthase codes for MEILFVSDPLESFKIYKDTTFAMMREAQRRGHTIVACEPQQLLWQRGGVVQAQARAITLTGDPKTWFTETASSVRAIKDFGAVVMRKDPPFDSEFFYATHLLEQAEREGAKVFNKPRALRDHPEKLAILEFPQFIGPTLVTRDADAIKRFHAEHQDIILKPLDGMGGMGIFRVKADGLNLGGIIETLNKDGAQTVMVQKFLPAITEGDKRVLVIGGKPVPFCLARIPQGSEVRGNLAVGGKGVAQPLSDSDWAIANALGPILAARGLLLVGLDVIGDSLTEINVTSPTCFQEITDQTGFDVAAMFVDALEAAV; via the coding sequence ATGGAAATACTTTTTGTCAGCGACCCGCTGGAATCCTTCAAGATCTACAAAGACACCACCTTTGCCATGATGCGCGAGGCCCAGCGCCGCGGGCACACCATCGTGGCGTGTGAGCCGCAGCAATTGTTGTGGCAGCGCGGTGGGGTGGTGCAGGCCCAGGCGCGGGCCATCACGCTGACCGGTGACCCCAAGACCTGGTTCACGGAAACCGCATCCTCCGTGCGTGCCATCAAGGACTTTGGCGCCGTGGTCATGCGCAAGGACCCGCCCTTTGACAGCGAGTTTTTCTACGCCACCCACTTGCTGGAGCAGGCCGAGCGCGAAGGCGCCAAGGTTTTCAACAAACCCCGCGCGCTGCGTGACCACCCCGAGAAGCTGGCGATTCTTGAGTTCCCCCAGTTCATAGGTCCCACATTGGTGACACGGGATGCGGATGCCATCAAACGTTTCCACGCAGAGCACCAGGACATCATCTTGAAGCCGCTGGACGGCATGGGCGGTATGGGTATCTTCCGTGTCAAGGCGGACGGGCTCAACCTGGGTGGCATCATAGAAACGCTGAACAAGGATGGTGCCCAAACCGTGATGGTGCAGAAGTTTCTGCCGGCGATCACCGAAGGCGACAAACGTGTGCTGGTCATCGGCGGCAAGCCCGTGCCGTTTTGCCTGGCGCGTATTCCCCAGGGCAGCGAGGTGCGGGGCAACCTGGCTGTGGGGGGCAAAGGTGTGGCGCAACCGTTGAGCGACTCCGACTGGGCCATTGCTAATGCCTTGGGCCCCATACTGGCCGCACGGGGCCTGCTGCTGGTGGGTCTGGACGTCATTGGCGACAGCCTGACCGAGATCAACGTGACCAGCCCAACCTGCTTTCAGGAGATTACCGACCAGACGGGTTTTGATGTGGCGGCGATGTTTGTGGATGCATTGGAAGCGGCGGTCTAG
- a CDS encoding class II glutamine amidotransferase, translated as MCQLLGMNSLLPASLTLSFTGFSQRGGCTDHHSDGWGIAFFESDGQKPGKAARYFVDKESASTSPIAQMLRTYPIKSHNVVAHVRKATVGGVTLENCHPFVRELWGRYWVFAHNGDLKDFHPTLHGAFKPVGDTDSELAFCWLLQELNKSHFGVPSVEELTHTLRELVPRIAKHGTFNFLLSNGQALWTHASTKLHYVLRQHPFAHVQLKDEDVKVDLAELNSPEDRLVIVVTEPLTTNENWVAMQPGEFKVFVDGAVLA; from the coding sequence ATGTGCCAACTCCTTGGAATGAACAGTCTGCTGCCCGCCAGCCTGACGTTGAGCTTTACCGGGTTTTCGCAGCGTGGTGGTTGCACCGACCACCATTCGGATGGCTGGGGCATCGCCTTTTTTGAGAGCGACGGCCAAAAGCCCGGCAAGGCGGCACGGTACTTCGTCGACAAGGAAAGCGCCTCCACCTCCCCTATTGCGCAGATGCTGCGCACCTACCCCATCAAGAGCCACAACGTGGTGGCCCATGTGCGCAAGGCCACGGTGGGCGGTGTCACACTGGAAAATTGCCACCCCTTTGTGCGGGAGCTGTGGGGCCGGTACTGGGTGTTTGCCCACAACGGCGACCTGAAAGACTTCCACCCGACCCTGCATGGTGCCTTCAAACCCGTGGGCGACACCGACAGCGAACTGGCCTTCTGCTGGCTGCTGCAGGAGCTGAACAAGTCACACTTTGGTGTGCCCAGCGTCGAAGAGCTGACCCACACCCTGCGGGAGTTGGTGCCCCGTATTGCCAAACATGGCACGTTCAATTTCTTGCTCAGCAATGGCCAGGCCCTGTGGACCCATGCCAGCACCAAGTTGCACTATGTGCTGCGCCAGCACCCGTTCGCCCATGTGCAGCTGAAAGACGAAGACGTGAAAGTAGACCTGGCCGAACTCAACAGCCCCGAAGACCGCCTGGTCATTGTGGTGACCGAACCGCTGACCACCAATGAGAACTGGGTGGCGATGCAGCCGGGGGAATTCAAGGTCTTTGTGGATGGTGCCGTGCTGGCCTGA